A window of the Desulfobacula toluolica Tol2 genome harbors these coding sequences:
- a CDS encoding putative quinol monooxygenase, which translates to MRHEGNHEKNRKGCKSYYISCDINDKNCFCILEEWETREDLDHHIKSLRFGVLLGTKTLLRNPLKIRIYSVTRTQGMEAVEAIRAKRAL; encoded by the coding sequence ATTCGGCATGAAGGAAATCACGAAAAAAATCGTAAGGGTTGCAAAAGCTATTATATTTCCTGCGATATCAATGACAAAAACTGCTTTTGCATACTCGAAGAATGGGAAACCCGTGAAGATTTGGATCATCACATCAAGTCCCTAAGATTCGGCGTATTACTGGGGACAAAGACCCTTTTACGGAATCCTTTGAAAATAAGGATATACTCCGTTACCCGAACACAAGGCATGGAAGCAGTAGAGGCGATAAGAGCCAAACGAGCATTATAA
- a CDS encoding phosphocholine cytidylyltransferase family protein, with amino-acid sequence MIEQRNYYKEKKRITTALLLAAGTGSRLLPLTKNSPKCMTMVNEFSILERLTKNLNQNGFKRLVVVTGHLEDCIRNFLEDRAGNLKIEYVFSPLYKTTNNIYSLWMARKIINEPFMLIESDLVFDTLLLKDMLYPDRIAVASIKPWLNGSTVTLNQSNHVDAFHSSTVASSNKTKYKTVNIYSLSLASWDRVVHMLNQYVLAGRVNDYYEAVFEKMVAKNQLSLKAVFFDGKPWYEVDTIDDLTIAEQLFPSQVNQKPYFGDINTDDLIIPLMPACKSTLKGQFSATSRL; translated from the coding sequence ATGATAGAACAAAGAAATTATTATAAAGAAAAGAAACGTATCACGACCGCACTTCTACTTGCAGCCGGCACAGGAAGCCGCCTGCTTCCCCTGACAAAAAATTCTCCCAAATGCATGACAATGGTGAATGAATTTTCCATACTGGAGAGATTGACCAAAAACCTTAATCAGAATGGTTTCAAGCGTCTGGTTGTGGTCACGGGACACTTAGAAGACTGTATCCGCAACTTTTTGGAAGACAGGGCTGGCAATCTTAAAATCGAATATGTATTCAGTCCTTTGTATAAAACAACGAATAATATATATTCTTTGTGGATGGCCCGCAAAATCATCAATGAACCGTTCATGCTGATCGAAAGTGACCTTGTCTTTGACACGTTGTTGTTAAAGGATATGCTTTATCCGGACAGAATAGCCGTTGCAAGCATAAAACCATGGTTGAACGGTTCAACTGTTACATTAAATCAATCCAATCATGTTGATGCATTCCACAGCAGCACAGTTGCTTCTTCAAATAAAACAAAATATAAGACTGTCAATATTTACAGCCTTTCTCTTGCTTCCTGGGATCGTGTTGTTCACATGCTGAATCAATATGTTTTAGCCGGAAGGGTCAATGACTATTATGAAGCTGTTTTTGAGAAGATGGTAGCGAAAAATCAATTATCGCTTAAAGCGGTTTTTTTTGACGGCAAACCCTGGTATGAAGTCGACACCATAGACGATCTTACAATTGCTGAGCAACTTTTTCCCTCACAAGTCAACCAGAAACCATACTTTGGTGACATAAACACAGATGATTTGATAATCCCCTTAATGCCTGCCTGCAAATCTACCTTGAAAGGACAGTTTAGTGCCACATCCAGATTATAA
- a CDS encoding pyridoxal phosphate-dependent aminotransferase: protein MPHPDYKNQTEKYEYISGQHGGYYRHDFIDHAYLYNLYFPPEDIFDHFKNQIHDLVLNYPVAQDVLASLVGKLINQKPENIVVGNGAAELIKIVSGQIARKIIVPVPSFNEYVNAAPKGSAIEFPLEFPSFHLDVEKFADQVIKSKADIAVVVTPNNPTSIAIPKVDLIYLAKRLADQDCQLIIDESFVDFVDKPDQTSMENEIEQYPNIAIFKSMSKAYGICGIRIGYLLTANSKFAKAVRQGVHIWNINGFAEEFLRILPDFNKEFITSCKQVKKDRDTLYYDLKSLLGGTIYKPDANFIFCRLPDKSPNAPEITKKLFIEHNMYIKHCQGKTLPDSERYIRIASRTNKENSNLVDALVSILGYKKH, encoded by the coding sequence GTGCCACATCCAGATTATAAAAATCAAACAGAAAAATATGAATATATTTCAGGTCAGCATGGTGGATACTATCGCCATGATTTTATCGACCATGCTTATCTGTATAACCTTTATTTTCCACCCGAAGATATTTTTGACCATTTTAAAAACCAAATCCATGATCTGGTACTCAACTACCCGGTTGCTCAGGATGTCCTTGCTTCTCTTGTGGGTAAGCTCATCAATCAAAAGCCTGAAAACATTGTTGTCGGCAATGGTGCGGCAGAGCTTATTAAAATCGTTTCAGGTCAGATTGCCCGAAAAATCATTGTACCTGTGCCGTCTTTTAATGAATATGTGAATGCTGCACCAAAGGGCAGTGCCATAGAGTTTCCACTTGAATTTCCATCTTTTCATCTGGATGTGGAGAAGTTTGCCGATCAAGTTATAAAATCCAAAGCAGATATTGCCGTCGTGGTTACGCCGAACAATCCGACTTCCATAGCCATCCCAAAGGTCGATCTGATATATCTGGCAAAAAGGCTGGCTGATCAAGATTGTCAGCTGATTATTGATGAATCATTTGTTGATTTTGTTGACAAGCCGGATCAGACAAGCATGGAAAATGAAATTGAACAATATCCAAATATTGCTATTTTCAAAAGCATGAGTAAGGCATATGGCATCTGCGGCATTAGAATAGGCTATCTTCTGACGGCAAACTCCAAATTTGCAAAAGCTGTCCGCCAAGGTGTACATATCTGGAACATTAATGGATTTGCCGAAGAATTTTTGAGAATTTTACCGGATTTTAATAAAGAGTTTATCACGAGTTGCAAACAGGTTAAAAAAGACCGGGATACGCTTTATTATGACTTAAAAAGTTTGTTGGGAGGCACAATTTATAAACCGGATGCCAATTTTATTTTTTGTCGTCTGCCTGACAAAAGTCCTAATGCTCCTGAAATTACAAAAAAACTATTTATTGAGCATAATATGTATATCAAACACTGTCAGGGAAAAACCCTGCCTGATTCGGAAAGATATATCCGCATTGCTTCAAGAACCAATAAAGAAAATTCCAACCTGGTTGATGCGCTGGTGTCTATCCTTGGTTATAAAAAACATTAA
- a CDS encoding CDP-alcohol phosphatidyltransferase family protein, with amino-acid sequence MNKLSDSQSHPAGMIFFAKDLPNICSLAGLLCALLGVYFAILQNFKMAIVGMIWAVLFDWADGIIARKMKGRTDMHRQFGGQLDSLIDMVSFGICPAVFLLSYGNFSPWFLPGAFVIVSASAIRLSYFNVFGLIDDSTYMGLALDNNTILFAFIFLFEGLFNSKGFSIITYTIFMVMAVLNLSPVRTPKFSGKWFYALLFYAVVLTIIYGWMLWSKA; translated from the coding sequence ATGAACAAATTAAGCGATAGCCAATCCCATCCGGCCGGAATGATTTTTTTCGCAAAAGATCTTCCAAATATCTGTTCACTTGCAGGGCTTTTATGCGCACTCTTGGGCGTCTATTTTGCAATTCTTCAAAATTTTAAAATGGCAATCGTTGGAATGATATGGGCGGTTTTGTTTGACTGGGCAGACGGTATCATTGCCCGTAAAATGAAAGGCAGAACAGATATGCACAGGCAGTTCGGCGGGCAGTTGGACTCGTTGATTGATATGGTCAGCTTTGGAATCTGTCCTGCTGTTTTCCTTTTAAGCTATGGCAACTTCAGCCCATGGTTCCTGCCGGGAGCCTTTGTGATTGTCAGTGCAAGCGCCATTCGGCTCAGCTATTTCAATGTATTTGGTCTTATTGATGATTCAACGTATATGGGACTTGCGCTTGACAACAACACGATCCTTTTCGCTTTTATTTTTTTGTTTGAAGGCCTGTTTAATTCAAAGGGTTTTTCAATCATAACATACACAATATTCATGGTCATGGCCGTGCTTAATCTGTCGCCCGTCAGGACACCTAAGTTTTCCGGCAAATGGTTCTATGCCCTTTTGTTCTATGCTGTAGTTTTGACAATTATTTACGGGTGGATGCTATGGAGCAAAGCTTAA